The following are from one region of the Candidatus Obscuribacterales bacterium genome:
- the ispD gene encoding 2-C-methyl-D-erythritol 4-phosphate cytidylyltransferase, with amino-acid sequence MPAAILLAAGIGARCARPGDKSPKQFLSIGKYPVWAWPFLAFANHTEIDQIVVATLPEMVDTIREAIANLPCSKDVTVIAGGATRQESVRLSLTALSKSNPDFVLIHDAARPFLTAQIISDTLDSVRKYGACTIGVTASDTVKKVVDGVIVETLDRNSLVLVQTPQAARFDWIMKAHEKARQEGLSVTDDAAILEQAGHKVVIVQGSPHNFKITQPEDLALADALASIIFERV; translated from the coding sequence ATGCCCGCGGCAATTCTATTAGCTGCCGGAATTGGTGCCCGTTGCGCAAGACCTGGGGATAAGTCGCCCAAGCAATTTCTCTCTATAGGAAAGTATCCTGTATGGGCGTGGCCGTTTTTGGCATTTGCTAACCACACAGAAATTGACCAGATAGTAGTAGCTACCTTACCCGAAATGGTTGATACCATTCGCGAAGCTATCGCTAATCTTCCTTGCAGCAAAGACGTCACAGTCATCGCCGGAGGAGCGACAAGGCAAGAATCAGTTCGTCTGAGCTTAACTGCTCTTTCAAAGAGCAATCCGGACTTTGTATTGATTCACGATGCAGCGCGCCCATTTTTGACAGCGCAAATTATATCCGACACTTTAGATAGCGTACGGAAGTATGGTGCCTGCACAATTGGTGTCACCGCCAGTGATACCGTCAAAAAGGTTGTCGATGGTGTCATTGTGGAAACGCTAGACCGGAATTCATTAGTACTGGTGCAAACTCCCCAAGCAGCTCGCTTTGACTGGATAATGAAAGCCCACGAGAAAGCTCGACAAGAGGGGCTTTCCGTAACAGACGATGCGGCCATTCTGGAGCAAGCCGGACATAAAGTAGTCATAGTCCAAGGCTCACCACACAATTTTAAAATCACGCAACCCGAAGATTTGGCACTGGCAGACGCTCTTGCTTCCATCATATTTGAGCGCGTCTGA
- a CDS encoding cell division protein SepF gives MTQEYKEPTPGARTTKKEVDLFPVLQERRVPQMSMVAHQATPDRLGAQISMFSPVTFEEALNIVDCLRARASATISLENMRKADADRLVDFVSGASAAIDGDFHKLNDNVYLFCPSNMRIIGPAEPVETAGRGGPLDYLFPEGSVFDKSKFNGFNS, from the coding sequence ATGACTCAAGAATATAAAGAACCAACGCCAGGAGCCCGCACTACAAAGAAAGAAGTAGATCTCTTTCCAGTGCTACAGGAACGCAGAGTACCGCAAATGTCCATGGTGGCACATCAAGCGACGCCGGATAGGCTCGGTGCTCAGATTTCCATGTTCAGTCCCGTAACCTTCGAAGAAGCCCTCAATATAGTAGATTGCCTACGCGCACGGGCATCTGCCACCATTTCGCTGGAAAACATGCGAAAGGCTGACGCAGATCGCTTGGTGGACTTCGTCTCCGGCGCTTCGGCTGCTATTGATGGCGACTTCCACAAATTAAACGACAACGTTTACCTCTTCTGCCCAAGCAATATGCGGATAATCGGACCGGCTGAGCCAGTCGAAACCGCTGGAAGGGGCGGACCGCTCGACTACCTCTTCCCAGAAGGCTCGGTATTCGACAAGTCCAAATTCAACGGCTTCAACTCCTAA
- the mnmH gene encoding tRNA 2-selenouridine(34) synthase MnmH yields MTWRELSPKQFNELKDALVIDVRSPCEYEEERILSAVNVPLLSDMERAQVGMLYKAEGELPAKRLALKFISPKIPEIVDRIFGMRKHGQPLVVHCWRGGLRSEAVASFLSVVGLDCFRLTGGYKAWRKEVIEFLESGDWTFNAVVLQGLTGTGKTEILNELEELGMQVLDLEGLANHRGSAFGGIGLGKQPTQKNFEAAIYDRLKAVKGGVVFLEAEGRKIGNLNLPKRLLDCISSQPKVLITGSIETRTARLVQEYAQQTDVARQHALNSLNRLRERLGGQTIAELRELAEEGKLNQVAERLLVAYYDPLYSRQIAEMAPYAVTISGDDPAAAASQICQSVASELGVSGC; encoded by the coding sequence ATGACATGGCGGGAACTATCGCCCAAGCAATTCAATGAGCTGAAAGATGCGCTAGTAATTGACGTCCGCTCGCCTTGCGAATATGAGGAAGAGCGTATTCTCAGTGCAGTGAATGTTCCTCTTCTGTCTGATATGGAGCGCGCGCAAGTTGGCATGCTGTATAAGGCTGAGGGTGAGCTACCTGCTAAAAGACTGGCGCTGAAGTTTATATCGCCCAAAATTCCTGAGATTGTCGATAGGATTTTTGGGATGCGCAAGCATGGACAGCCATTGGTTGTTCATTGCTGGCGTGGTGGATTGCGTAGCGAAGCGGTGGCAAGTTTTCTCAGTGTTGTCGGTCTAGACTGCTTTCGCCTGACAGGTGGCTACAAAGCCTGGCGTAAGGAAGTCATTGAATTTCTAGAATCTGGCGACTGGACTTTTAATGCTGTTGTTCTGCAAGGGCTTACAGGTACTGGCAAGACGGAAATTCTCAATGAGCTGGAAGAACTGGGAATGCAAGTGCTGGATTTGGAAGGACTTGCTAATCATCGTGGTTCTGCTTTTGGTGGCATTGGTCTGGGTAAGCAACCAACTCAGAAAAATTTCGAAGCGGCAATTTACGACCGACTGAAAGCAGTTAAAGGTGGGGTTGTTTTCCTGGAAGCAGAAGGGCGTAAGATTGGTAATCTCAATCTACCTAAACGCTTGCTTGACTGTATTAGTTCTCAGCCAAAAGTTTTGATAACCGGTTCGATAGAAACCAGAACGGCGCGTCTGGTGCAAGAATATGCGCAGCAAACGGACGTAGCACGACAACATGCACTCAATTCGTTGAATAGGCTTAGAGAACGTCTAGGGGGACAGACAATAGCAGAACTTCGCGAATTGGCCGAGGAAGGTAAATTGAACCAAGTTGCCGAGCGTCTGCTCGTTGCGTATTACGATCCTCTCTATAGTAGGCAAATTGCGGAAATGGCTCCATACGCTGTTACTATTTCGGGGGATGATCCAGCGGCAGCTGCCAGTCAAATATGCCAGTCCGTTGCAAGCGAACTAGGAGTTTCCGGATGTTAG
- a CDS encoding ribonuclease J, giving the protein MSVDKSRQKTEGNKPLGGLKIIPLGGLGEIGKNTMVIEYGDDIMLADAGLAFPSDDMLGVDLVLPGLDYLRENQHKIKGLAITHGHEDHIGGVPFMLRDITVPVIYGPALALGLLEGKLSEIGLQDRTTLTKVHPRQVVQIGCFRVKFIRCTHSIADSFSLIIETPVGTVVHTGDFKFDFTPVDGELYDIASLTAASEDGILALLSDSTNTEREGYTPSERTVWRKLDEVFANAQKRIIVTTFASNVHRVKQILQAAVKYDRKVAVLGRSMLNLAAISRELGYMTFPDGLLVPVEEVNKMPPDKVVILTTGSQGEPMSALTRIANNAHKQIQIVSGDTVIISATPIPGNERSIANTINALSVRGANVIYGRDAGIHVSGHACREEQKLMINLCKPKYFIPVHGEYRMLVKHGELAVECGVKPENVFIIDNGDVVELTKDKGQILPPVKAGVILVDSSRAWEIDETILEERRHLAEDGMVVVALTLDHKKNVLAGPDVAMRGLNLPGGVTPDDLVERVKHEILNSLKDKAVVGSLADGELKTYIKEVLQGHFADKVKSNPLVQVVLQEVAAAKAKSLSK; this is encoded by the coding sequence GTGTCAGTAGATAAGTCACGCCAAAAGACCGAAGGAAATAAGCCCTTAGGTGGACTGAAAATCATTCCTTTGGGTGGACTCGGCGAAATCGGCAAAAACACAATGGTCATTGAATATGGCGATGACATTATGCTTGCCGATGCTGGACTGGCGTTTCCTTCTGATGATATGTTGGGTGTTGATCTTGTTTTGCCTGGGCTGGATTATTTAAGAGAAAATCAGCACAAGATAAAAGGGCTGGCTATCACACACGGACATGAAGACCACATAGGTGGTGTTCCGTTTATGCTCAGGGACATAACTGTGCCTGTTATTTATGGACCGGCGTTGGCGCTTGGGTTGCTGGAAGGCAAATTAAGTGAAATTGGTCTACAGGATCGCACAACGCTTACGAAAGTACATCCGCGTCAGGTAGTTCAAATAGGATGTTTCAGAGTTAAGTTCATTCGTTGCACTCACTCAATTGCTGATTCATTTAGCCTAATTATTGAGACACCTGTTGGGACAGTAGTGCATACAGGTGACTTCAAGTTTGACTTCACCCCAGTAGATGGTGAGCTCTATGACATTGCCAGTTTGACGGCTGCTAGTGAGGATGGAATTCTTGCTCTGTTATCAGATAGCACCAACACCGAACGCGAAGGATATACACCATCAGAGCGCACTGTTTGGAGAAAATTAGACGAAGTATTTGCCAATGCACAAAAGCGAATCATCGTCACTACTTTTGCCAGCAACGTGCATCGTGTAAAACAGATATTGCAGGCAGCTGTCAAATACGATCGTAAAGTAGCGGTATTGGGACGTTCAATGCTCAATCTTGCTGCGATATCGAGAGAACTTGGATATATGACTTTCCCGGATGGACTACTAGTCCCAGTGGAAGAAGTAAATAAGATGCCGCCGGACAAAGTGGTGATTCTCACCACAGGCAGTCAGGGTGAGCCGATGTCGGCGCTGACACGCATCGCCAATAATGCGCACAAGCAAATACAAATTGTTTCTGGCGATACAGTAATTATTTCTGCTACGCCGATTCCGGGTAATGAAAGATCAATCGCTAACACTATTAATGCTTTGTCAGTGCGCGGAGCTAATGTAATTTACGGACGAGATGCGGGCATTCACGTTTCTGGACACGCCTGCCGTGAAGAGCAGAAATTGATGATTAATTTGTGCAAGCCGAAGTATTTCATTCCTGTGCACGGCGAATACAGAATGCTAGTCAAACACGGAGAGCTCGCTGTTGAGTGTGGTGTTAAGCCAGAAAATGTCTTCATTATCGATAACGGCGACGTTGTAGAACTCACCAAAGATAAAGGACAGATACTGCCGCCAGTTAAAGCGGGTGTGATTCTGGTTGACTCGTCGCGCGCCTGGGAAATTGATGAGACTATCCTTGAAGAAAGACGCCACTTGGCTGAAGACGGTATGGTTGTAGTTGCACTCACTCTTGATCACAAGAAGAATGTGCTTGCTGGACCAGATGTAGCCATGCGCGGACTAAATTTGCCTGGCGGTGTTACGCCAGATGACTTGGTCGAGCGAGTCAAGCATGAAATATTGAACAGTCTCAAGGATAAAGCCGTAGTTGGATCCTTGGCTGATGGTGAGCTCAAGACTTACATCAAGGAAGTATTGCAAGGGCATTTTGCCGATAAAGTTAAATCCAATCCGCTAGTACAAGTGGTATTACAGGAAGTCGCTGCTGCTAAAGCAAAGTCTTTATCTAAGTAG
- the dapA gene encoding 4-hydroxy-tetrahydrodipicolinate synthase produces the protein MIGVNSPVFGKVVTAMVTPFKDDMSIDYKAVTAIVEHLIKNGTTSIVVAGTTGESPTLEHEEKRNLLRVVVAAAARKAKVIAGAGSNSTTQTIENCKWAQDIGADGLLLVAPYYNKPSQQGLLAHFETVMKSVEVPTMLYNIPGRTGVNINVDTVVEIASRCPHVHALKDSTGSVDQAAEIAGKIREDFRIYSGDDYLTLPFLSAGACGVVSVASHVVGKPIAKMIDAFFTGDHAKARLFHYDYLPLFKALFLSPNPACVKYVLSKMGLCQPHLRLPLVGPEKSHMEILDKLMAELKLETTSVAGVVQNEVFGVSR, from the coding sequence ATGATTGGAGTTAATTCGCCTGTGTTTGGAAAAGTAGTGACAGCAATGGTCACGCCTTTCAAGGACGATATGTCGATCGACTATAAGGCAGTCACAGCCATTGTCGAACACTTGATCAAGAATGGCACGACATCCATTGTGGTTGCCGGGACAACCGGCGAAAGCCCAACCTTGGAGCATGAAGAGAAGCGCAATTTGTTGCGTGTAGTTGTCGCTGCCGCTGCTCGCAAGGCTAAAGTCATTGCCGGGGCCGGATCAAATTCTACGACGCAGACTATTGAGAATTGTAAGTGGGCTCAGGATATTGGTGCTGATGGATTATTGCTTGTGGCTCCTTATTACAATAAGCCTAGCCAACAGGGACTCTTGGCTCACTTTGAGACTGTAATGAAATCAGTAGAAGTGCCGACAATGCTATACAACATTCCGGGCAGAACGGGCGTCAACATCAATGTCGATACAGTAGTTGAAATTGCTAGTCGTTGCCCGCATGTTCATGCGCTGAAGGATTCAACAGGAAGTGTTGATCAAGCAGCTGAAATTGCTGGTAAGATTCGCGAAGATTTTCGCATCTACTCTGGTGATGACTATTTGACGTTGCCGTTTCTTTCAGCTGGTGCTTGTGGTGTAGTAAGTGTTGCGAGTCATGTTGTGGGCAAGCCGATTGCAAAAATGATCGATGCCTTCTTCACAGGCGATCACGCAAAGGCAAGGCTTTTCCATTACGATTACCTGCCGCTGTTCAAAGCGCTTTTCTTGTCGCCTAATCCGGCTTGCGTTAAGTATGTTCTCTCGAAGATGGGACTCTGTCAGCCACACTTGAGACTGCCATTGGTCGGTCCGGAGAAGAGCCACATGGAAATTCTCGATAAGCTTATGGCAGAATTGAAGCTTGAAACGACATCGGTTGCCGGTGTTGTACAAAATGAGGTGTTTGGTGTCAGTAGATAA
- a CDS encoding aspartate-semialdehyde dehydrogenase codes for MSKPINVAILGATGRVGAELLAVLEERNFPVGELRLLASSRSKEASLTFKGVSYPVQEATPESFKGIDIVLASAGEEISKRLAPAAVAAGACVIDNSNAFRMDAEVPLVVPEVNAKALHKHKGIIANPNCSTAQLVVVLKPLHEAAGLKRVIVTTYQSVSGAGKEAIDELEHQTRAIMNNEDYTPSVFQHQIAFNLIPQIDKFLDNGYTKEEMKLVNESRKMLDLPELPITATAVRVPVVIGHSESVTIDFEKPLSPVEARQILASSPAVEVWDSPSEGIYPTPVEAAGADPVYVGRIRHDTSSPNGINLWVVADNLRIGAALNAVRIAEYLVKHNLLKQQVTT; via the coding sequence TTGAGTAAGCCAATAAATGTTGCAATTCTCGGTGCCACCGGTAGAGTGGGCGCTGAGCTTCTGGCGGTTTTGGAAGAAAGAAATTTTCCAGTCGGTGAATTGCGTTTGTTGGCTAGTTCACGTTCAAAAGAAGCAAGCCTGACATTCAAAGGCGTGTCTTATCCGGTGCAGGAAGCAACTCCTGAGTCGTTCAAAGGCATAGACATTGTTCTTGCCTCTGCAGGCGAAGAAATAAGCAAGCGCTTGGCTCCGGCTGCCGTAGCTGCTGGTGCATGCGTTATCGACAACTCAAATGCTTTTCGTATGGATGCGGAAGTTCCATTGGTTGTGCCGGAAGTAAATGCTAAGGCGTTGCACAAGCACAAAGGCATTATTGCTAATCCTAATTGCTCGACAGCGCAGTTGGTTGTTGTGTTGAAGCCATTGCATGAAGCTGCCGGATTGAAGAGAGTGATTGTTACTACTTATCAATCGGTAAGTGGAGCAGGAAAAGAAGCAATTGATGAGCTTGAGCATCAGACGCGTGCAATCATGAATAACGAAGATTACACGCCTTCTGTATTCCAACATCAGATTGCCTTCAACTTAATTCCGCAGATCGATAAGTTTCTCGATAACGGCTATACCAAAGAAGAGATGAAGTTGGTAAATGAAAGCCGCAAAATGCTTGATTTGCCGGAGCTGCCGATTACAGCTACTGCGGTGCGTGTGCCTGTCGTGATTGGACATAGCGAATCAGTAACAATTGATTTTGAAAAGCCATTGTCACCTGTCGAGGCTAGACAAATTCTTGCTTCTAGCCCGGCAGTTGAAGTGTGGGATAGTCCAAGTGAAGGAATTTATCCAACACCAGTGGAAGCAGCTGGTGCTGATCCTGTTTATGTCGGACGTATTCGCCATGACACCTCGTCGCCCAATGGCATAAATCTTTGGGTGGTTGCCGACAATTTGCGTATCGGTGCTGCACTTAATGCCGTCCGTATTGCTGAGTATCTAGTTAAACATAACTTGCTTAAACAGCAAGTGACCACATAA
- the dapB gene encoding 4-hydroxy-tetrahydrodipicolinate reductase — protein sequence MAKIKVAIAGINGRFGRATAKAMLADKDLELIGGFGRPGASYAGTDIGELIGEGKTGILVGESFLDMLDFNKPDVVLDFTEAEASVEIAKLALERGVRPVVGTSGVDPEAVKLLQETANKAKMGGMVVPNFSLGAVLMMEFAKQAAKFFPHVEVVEMHNTGKKDAPSGTAMFTARKLAEVSNKFNPPTDEKELLDGARGGRHSSGVHVHSLRLPGLISHQEVIFGAEGELLTIRHDGMNTECYIRGILLACKEVMKLDHLEVGLENVLMGDKQPSSVC from the coding sequence ATGGCTAAAATCAAAGTTGCTATCGCTGGTATCAATGGACGATTTGGTCGTGCGACTGCCAAGGCAATGCTTGCCGACAAAGACTTGGAATTAATCGGTGGCTTTGGTAGACCTGGCGCAAGTTATGCCGGCACAGACATCGGTGAATTGATTGGCGAAGGCAAGACAGGAATTCTCGTTGGCGAAAGTTTCCTCGACATGCTGGACTTCAATAAGCCGGATGTTGTTCTTGATTTTACTGAAGCTGAAGCGTCAGTTGAAATAGCGAAGCTCGCGCTCGAGCGTGGCGTGCGTCCTGTCGTCGGTACATCAGGTGTTGATCCGGAAGCAGTTAAGTTGCTGCAAGAGACAGCTAATAAAGCAAAGATGGGCGGCATGGTTGTTCCTAACTTTTCTTTGGGCGCTGTGTTGATGATGGAATTTGCCAAGCAAGCAGCAAAGTTCTTCCCGCATGTGGAAGTTGTTGAGATGCACAACACGGGCAAGAAAGATGCGCCATCGGGTACAGCGATGTTTACGGCTCGTAAGCTTGCTGAAGTAAGTAATAAGTTCAATCCGCCGACAGACGAGAAAGAGCTTCTTGATGGAGCTCGTGGTGGTAGACATTCATCAGGCGTGCATGTGCACTCATTGCGTTTGCCGGGACTTATTTCACACCAGGAAGTTATCTTCGGTGCTGAAGGTGAGCTTTTGACTATTCGTCATGACGGCATGAATACCGAATGCTACATTCGCGGAATTCTGCTTGCTTGTAAGGAAGTGATGAAACTGGATCATCTCGAAGTTGGTCTGGAAAATGTGCTTATGGGAGACAAACAACCTTCATCAGTTTGTTAG
- the dut gene encoding dUTP diphosphatase, whose protein sequence is MQPVKLKVKKLPNCKDVPRYATAGSAGMDLTAGISEPIILEPGKRTGIPTGITIEIPPGYEGQVRPRSGLAAKAGISLTNCVGTIDSDYRGEVTVLAINHGDEAYTFQPGERIAQLLITPVPRVEVIEVDELDAGGQRGAGGFGSTGKDMFAAGISSGVN, encoded by the coding sequence GTGCAGCCAGTCAAGCTCAAAGTAAAGAAGTTACCTAATTGCAAGGATGTTCCGCGTTATGCAACTGCCGGTTCAGCGGGAATGGATTTGACTGCCGGTATTAGCGAACCAATTATTTTAGAGCCGGGCAAGCGCACAGGAATTCCGACAGGAATAACGATTGAAATTCCGCCTGGCTATGAAGGGCAAGTAAGACCGCGCTCAGGATTAGCAGCAAAAGCTGGAATTAGTTTGACCAACTGTGTCGGCACAATTGATAGTGATTATCGTGGTGAAGTTACTGTGTTGGCTATCAATCACGGTGATGAAGCTTACACATTCCAACCAGGTGAAAGAATTGCGCAATTGCTAATTACGCCTGTACCGCGCGTTGAAGTAATTGAAGTTGATGAATTGGATGCAGGCGGACAGCGTGGAGCTGGTGGCTTCGGGTCTACCGGCAAAGATATGTTTGCTGCAGGAATTAGCTCAGGAGTTAACTAA
- a CDS encoding HigA family addiction module antidote protein: protein MSKLRTTTKYKDGDSLPPIHPGEILKSEFMEPLNLSATQLALHMGIPLSRIIMIVGGKRNLTADTAFRLAKVFKTTPDFWLNLQSQYEVSMLAYSGAAEKICLEVREIESLGGLHRRD from the coding sequence ATGTCGAAATTACGGACTACCACTAAATACAAAGATGGTGACTCGCTTCCCCCAATCCACCCTGGTGAGATATTAAAGAGTGAGTTTATGGAGCCATTGAATCTGAGCGCAACACAACTGGCGCTGCACATGGGAATTCCTCTGAGCAGGATCATTATGATAGTAGGCGGCAAACGTAATTTAACTGCTGATACCGCCTTTAGATTGGCAAAAGTATTTAAAACCACTCCGGACTTTTGGTTGAATTTACAATCGCAATATGAAGTGTCCATGCTGGCTTATTCAGGTGCTGCTGAGAAGATTTGTCTGGAAGTGAGAGAAATCGAAAGCCTGGGCGGACTCCATCGTCGGGACTAG
- a CDS encoding tetratricopeptide repeat protein, which produces MHAYYDLGQYSEALRCYDVALRIDPRHGSAKFQREETLKQIERLRGRS; this is translated from the coding sequence ATGCATGCTTACTATGATCTCGGACAGTATTCGGAAGCCTTGCGTTGTTACGACGTAGCACTACGAATTGATCCAAGGCATGGAAGCGCCAAATTTCAGCGGGAAGAAACGCTGAAGCAAATCGAACGCTTGAGGGGACGTTCTTAG
- a CDS encoding ribbon-helix-helix domain-containing protein, whose product MQMIRKQIYLNTWQDQRLAELSEEVGTSEADIIRQALDAYFLALDALPSNHPLSALAGIGSSKSGSAGAADHDKTIYGV is encoded by the coding sequence ATGCAAATGATTCGCAAGCAGATTTATTTAAATACCTGGCAAGATCAGCGGCTGGCAGAGTTATCCGAAGAAGTCGGCACCTCCGAGGCCGATATCATCAGGCAGGCACTCGACGCATATTTCCTTGCTTTAGATGCACTGCCAAGTAATCACCCGCTGAGCGCCTTAGCTGGAATTGGCTCCAGCAAAAGTGGATCGGCAGGAGCTGCCGATCACGACAAAACCATCTACGGTGTCTGA
- a CDS encoding PIN domain-containing protein, with amino-acid sequence MIFVDTGAFCAFADQKDKYHQIAVRQFSLILNQRLPLITSNFVIDETYTWLRYHLGYDQAIKFLQTIRQAEQQKESSLEIITITREIEDKAMTILKKYNDQDLSFTDATSLAVIQRKKLKQAFSFDSHFYLLSIELIPGVVG; translated from the coding sequence ATGATTTTTGTTGATACGGGAGCGTTTTGCGCTTTCGCCGATCAAAAAGACAAATACCACCAAATAGCCGTCAGGCAGTTCTCGTTAATTTTGAACCAAAGGCTTCCTCTCATAACTTCTAATTTCGTGATCGATGAAACCTATACCTGGTTGCGTTACCACCTGGGCTACGATCAAGCTATAAAGTTTTTACAAACAATTCGCCAAGCCGAGCAGCAGAAAGAATCATCGCTTGAAATTATTACAATTACACGTGAAATTGAAGATAAGGCAATGACAATCTTGAAAAAGTACAACGACCAGGACTTGTCGTTTACCGATGCTACAAGCCTTGCAGTCATTCAAAGAAAAAAGTTGAAGCAAGCCTTCTCCTTTGATAGTCATTTTTATCTTTTATCGATTGAGCTAATCCCCGGTGTTGTCGGCTAA
- a CDS encoding glycine-rich domain-containing protein-like, whose translation MTITLTNTTAHAAELSELWERIQSFEIDDPTAEEPFSAVLREEMDWDNNFIALAIEEYKRFMLLTKLYPDRMVPSVHVDTVWHLHLLYTRNYHLFCKNALSSDFVHHEPSKGGNEEDSFFAGLYDDTLSRYQDVFARIPPEEIWGSRT comes from the coding sequence ATGACAATTACGCTAACGAACACCACTGCGCATGCTGCAGAATTGTCTGAGCTTTGGGAAAGAATTCAATCGTTTGAAATTGACGACCCCACTGCAGAAGAGCCCTTTTCTGCAGTATTGCGCGAAGAAATGGACTGGGACAACAACTTCATTGCCCTGGCTATCGAAGAATATAAGCGCTTTATGCTTCTGACAAAACTATATCCAGACAGAATGGTGCCATCGGTTCACGTTGACACTGTCTGGCATTTGCATCTTCTGTATACGCGCAATTACCACCTTTTTTGTAAAAACGCACTCTCCTCTGACTTCGTCCACCACGAGCCATCCAAGGGTGGCAACGAAGAAGATAGCTTTTTTGCCGGACTATATGATGATACTTTGAGCAGATACCAGGATGTCTTTGCACGGATACCGCCCGAGGAAATCTGGGGAAGCCGAACTTAA
- a CDS encoding DUF1573 domain-containing protein, whose protein sequence is MFGKPYCKAKLQNKGTVALIGISLLLLTLVLIKLPSKAEEASVSDRPLIDFAERAFDLGEVKEGTEVHHTFTVTNRGGKTLTIDRVSSSCGCTVPSMKIKNIEPGASAPLEVMMDTAMKQGKVTKDIEVYSNDPKSPKSIIQLTVTVQNLHAGLSNEQRAKIFEGRCAVCHVQVGLGLTGGDLYGADCAMCHGNKAQGAVGPALVPRDYADPAVYGYMEKITSYGSKSHASMPGFLMAAGGPLTGEDIKSILQFLKEQSQRK, encoded by the coding sequence ATGTTCGGAAAACCTTATTGCAAGGCAAAATTGCAAAACAAAGGGACAGTCGCTCTTATTGGCATTAGCCTCCTGTTATTAACTCTAGTTCTAATTAAACTCCCCAGTAAAGCAGAGGAAGCTAGTGTTTCGGACCGCCCGCTAATTGACTTTGCTGAGAGGGCTTTTGATCTGGGCGAAGTAAAAGAAGGCACTGAGGTACACCATACTTTTACGGTCACAAATCGTGGTGGCAAAACCCTAACTATTGATCGCGTGTCATCTAGCTGCGGTTGTACCGTGCCGAGTATGAAAATTAAAAACATTGAGCCAGGCGCATCTGCTCCGCTTGAAGTGATGATGGACACTGCAATGAAGCAGGGAAAAGTAACTAAGGATATTGAGGTCTACTCAAACGATCCTAAATCTCCGAAATCGATAATTCAGCTGACCGTTACCGTCCAAAATCTGCATGCCGGTTTGAGTAATGAGCAGAGAGCAAAAATATTTGAAGGTCGTTGTGCTGTGTGCCATGTACAGGTCGGGCTCGGGCTAACTGGCGGCGACTTGTATGGCGCCGACTGCGCCATGTGTCATGGAAACAAGGCGCAAGGAGCAGTCGGTCCGGCGCTTGTTCCTCGAGACTATGCTGATCCGGCAGTTTATGGCTATATGGAAAAAATTACTTCTTACGGCAGCAAGTCCCATGCGTCCATGCCTGGATTTTTGATGGCAGCGGGAGGTCCTTTGACCGGTGAAGACATTAAATCGATCTTGCAGTTTTTGAAAGAACAAAGTCAGCGCAAATGA
- a CDS encoding type II toxin-antitoxin system VapC family toxin, giving the protein MNFWDTSAIMPLLVHEKASIAARRTYKSRGSMTVWWASSIECSSGICRLERDGKFEHSDAAAAFEYLQELEVSWRIVQPSEAVKDTAVRLLRVHRLSAADAMQLAAALIGCEQRPKSSDFVCLDKRLLEAASREGFRAVVF; this is encoded by the coding sequence TTGAACTTTTGGGATACTTCAGCAATCATGCCTTTGCTAGTTCATGAGAAGGCTTCAATAGCTGCTAGGAGAACTTACAAAAGTCGTGGATCTATGACTGTATGGTGGGCAAGCTCCATTGAATGCAGCTCGGGAATTTGCAGATTGGAGCGCGACGGCAAGTTTGAACATTCAGACGCGGCAGCAGCGTTTGAGTATCTTCAAGAGTTAGAGGTTAGTTGGCGAATAGTACAACCGTCAGAAGCAGTGAAGGATACGGCGGTTCGACTATTAAGAGTTCATCGTCTTTCAGCAGCAGATGCTATGCAGTTGGCTGCAGCGCTAATTGGTTGTGAGCAACGGCCGAAGTCATCCGACTTTGTATGCCTAGACAAAAGGCTCCTGGAAGCTGCTAGTCGCGAAGGCTTCCGTGCAGTGGTTTTTTAG